A genomic segment from Terriglobales bacterium encodes:
- the moaC gene encoding cyclic pyranopterin monophosphate synthase MoaC, with translation MKKKLSHYDKSGRASMVDVSAKKVTKRTAEASAFVALSPAVLKALPKNPKGDPLEVARLAGIMAAKRTSDLIPMCHPLPLSHVDVTMRLCDDGVAIASEVTTTSVTGVEMEALVAASVAALTVYDMCKALDKGIEIRQVVLEKKSGGKSGDYRRKR, from the coding sequence ATGAAGAAAAAGCTTTCCCATTACGACAAGAGCGGCCGTGCCTCGATGGTGGATGTGTCTGCCAAGAAGGTCACGAAGCGGACCGCCGAAGCGAGCGCATTTGTAGCGTTGTCTCCGGCGGTACTGAAGGCACTGCCGAAGAATCCCAAGGGCGACCCGCTGGAAGTCGCGAGGTTGGCGGGCATCATGGCTGCGAAGCGCACTTCCGACCTGATACCGATGTGTCATCCGCTGCCGCTTTCGCACGTTGACGTCACTATGCGGCTATGCGACGATGGCGTGGCTATTGCTTCGGAAGTAACGACCACCTCGGTTACAGGCGTGGAGATGGAAGCCCTGGTCGCCGCCAGTGTCGCCGCCCTCACGGTGTATGACATGTGCAAGGCGCTCGATAAGGGAATCGAGATCCGGCAGGTTGTGCTGGAGAAGAAGTCCGGTGGCAAAAGCGGCGACTACCGCCGCAAACGCTGA
- the glp gene encoding gephyrin-like molybdotransferase Glp, whose amino-acid sequence MLLTFEQARRVVEEHAGTVHANGSELCNLLDAAARVLAQAVIADRDLPPFPRAARDGFALRAADVANVPSRLTVIGEVRAGADASEITVGENQCVEIMTGAPVPQGADAVVMVEYTFRMHADVEIQRSVGLGENIVPRGSEARAGQELLRAGTRMTPAAIAAAASVGLAQVEVYRRPQVAILSTGDEIVNVDATPAAHQIRNSNTYSLAAQVLKAGAIPVPMPIAPDEHVRLRELIEEGLNADLLLITGGVSMGKYDLVELVLRELGAEFLFTGAQIQPGKPVVFGRVRDKYFFGLPGNPVSTMVTFELFARAMIEALSGTAGAPLRFLQARLKADIKTKTGLTRFLPAELSGDFDGTLVQLVRWQGSGDIVATSRANCFAVIPPDREFIAAGEMLNVLVT is encoded by the coding sequence GTGCTTCTAACTTTCGAACAGGCGCGCCGCGTTGTGGAAGAACACGCTGGCACGGTGCACGCCAATGGATCTGAGCTCTGCAATCTGCTCGACGCGGCCGCACGGGTGCTGGCCCAGGCCGTAATCGCAGATCGGGACCTGCCCCCGTTTCCGCGCGCCGCGCGCGATGGCTTCGCCCTCAGAGCAGCCGACGTTGCAAATGTGCCATCAAGACTGACTGTCATCGGCGAGGTCAGGGCAGGCGCAGATGCAAGCGAAATCACTGTCGGCGAGAACCAGTGCGTTGAAATCATGACCGGGGCGCCCGTACCGCAGGGTGCCGACGCTGTGGTGATGGTGGAATACACCTTCCGTATGCATGCCGATGTGGAGATCCAGCGCAGCGTGGGCTTGGGCGAAAACATCGTGCCGCGCGGGTCGGAAGCCAGAGCAGGGCAGGAATTGCTGCGTGCCGGAACCCGAATGACGCCGGCGGCGATTGCGGCGGCGGCTTCGGTGGGACTCGCGCAAGTAGAAGTCTACAGGCGTCCGCAGGTGGCGATCCTCTCGACCGGAGATGAGATCGTGAACGTGGACGCGACCCCGGCGGCACACCAGATCCGAAATTCCAACACCTATTCATTGGCGGCGCAGGTCCTGAAAGCCGGAGCGATCCCCGTTCCGATGCCGATTGCGCCAGATGAGCACGTCCGGCTGCGCGAACTCATCGAAGAAGGGCTCAACGCAGACCTGCTGCTGATTACCGGCGGTGTGTCGATGGGCAAGTATGACCTGGTGGAGCTTGTGTTGCGAGAATTGGGGGCGGAGTTCCTGTTCACCGGGGCGCAGATCCAGCCGGGCAAGCCAGTCGTGTTCGGCCGGGTGCGCGACAAGTACTTCTTCGGTCTGCCGGGAAACCCTGTGTCAACGATGGTGACATTCGAGCTGTTCGCGCGCGCGATGATCGAGGCGCTATCGGGCACGGCGGGAGCGCCGTTGCGATTCTTGCAGGCGAGGTTGAAGGCCGACATCAAGACGAAAACAGGGCTCACGCGTTTTCTTCCTGCTGAGCTATCGGGCGACTTCGATGGAACCTTGGTGCAGTTGGTCCGCTGGCAGGGGTCGGGTGATATCGTGGCGACATCGCGGGCAAACTGTTTCGCGGTTATTCCGCCGGACCGGGAATTCATCGCAGCGGGTGAAATGTTGAACGTGCTGGTCACGTAG
- a CDS encoding tetratricopeptide repeat protein, with amino-acid sequence MKKLSILVVAAFLLALLVPAAFAQGGSVKGFVKGSDGKPLPGAVVEMSSKETGRNYKLTADKNGNIFSLGIQPGKYDIKVTHNGQVIYTAGNFLVRFEEARLEIDIQKELAAQGQPQMSEEQKKAIEAQEKENVKIRGLNEKLAAAKAAQDAGNFDQAVAILTEATQQDATRDLIWFKLADAQRLAAGKKTDPTEKKTAYGTAVESYKKAIELASAGNPKPDIVGGAYNNLGEAYAKSGQTDEAIKAYEQAAQADPTHAGTYYFNEGAVLTNTNKFKEANAAFDKALQADPKRAAAWYWKGANGINMATLGKDGKMIPAAGTEEAFNKYLELEPEGQMAEQAKAMLTALGAKVETSFGKSKAAGKKK; translated from the coding sequence ATGAAGAAACTCAGTATCTTGGTAGTAGCGGCATTTTTACTCGCGCTGCTGGTACCTGCTGCATTCGCACAGGGGGGCAGCGTTAAGGGATTCGTGAAGGGCAGCGACGGAAAGCCCCTTCCCGGCGCAGTCGTGGAGATGTCCAGCAAAGAGACCGGCCGTAATTACAAGCTAACGGCAGACAAGAACGGCAACATCTTCTCGCTCGGCATTCAGCCCGGCAAATACGACATCAAAGTCACCCATAACGGCCAGGTTATCTACACCGCCGGCAACTTCCTGGTTCGCTTTGAAGAGGCCCGCCTGGAAATCGACATCCAGAAGGAACTGGCGGCTCAAGGCCAGCCGCAGATGAGCGAGGAGCAGAAGAAGGCCATCGAAGCGCAGGAAAAAGAGAACGTGAAGATTCGCGGCCTGAACGAGAAACTGGCCGCGGCGAAGGCTGCCCAGGATGCCGGTAACTTCGACCAGGCGGTGGCGATCCTGACGGAAGCGACGCAGCAGGACGCGACCCGCGACCTGATCTGGTTCAAGCTGGCTGACGCGCAGCGTCTGGCGGCCGGCAAGAAGACCGATCCGACAGAAAAGAAGACCGCCTACGGAACCGCAGTCGAGAGCTACAAGAAAGCAATCGAACTGGCGTCGGCTGGAAATCCGAAACCTGACATCGTCGGCGGCGCTTACAACAACCTCGGCGAAGCCTATGCGAAGTCCGGACAGACAGACGAAGCCATCAAGGCATACGAGCAGGCCGCGCAGGCTGATCCGACTCACGCAGGCACCTATTACTTCAATGAAGGCGCCGTCCTGACGAACACTAACAAGTTCAAGGAAGCGAATGCGGCGTTCGATAAGGCGCTGCAGGCTGATCCGAAGCGCGCTGCCGCCTGGTACTGGAAGGGTGCTAACGGTATCAACATGGCTACCTTGGGCAAGGACGGAAAGATGATTCCGGCCGCAGGTACCGAGGAAGCGTTCAACAAGTACCTGGAACTCGAACCCGAAGGACAGATGGCAGAGCAGGCCAAGGCCATGCTGACCGCGCTGGGAGCGAAAGTCGAAACCAGCTTCGGTAAAAGTAAGGCTGCCGGCAAGAAAAAGTAG
- the queC gene encoding 7-cyano-7-deazaguanine synthase QueC: MTKSNQRAVVLLSGGMDSCVCAAIAARDYRAAALHVDYGQRTEARERRSFEGICDRLGIKDRLIVRNPVFAAIGGSALTDTNISVPDAPASFHGSAPDQRGVEIPVTYVPFRNAHFLAAAVSWAEVLGAEKILIGAVEQDSSGYPDCRPEFYRAYNQAIQTGTKDGRIEVLTPLIGLRKAEIVTLGLELGAPLDLTWSCYSCEDRACGVCESCVLRLQAFAAAGAKDPIPYAERAANGNITHS, from the coding sequence ATGACCAAGTCCAATCAACGCGCAGTGGTTCTGCTCAGTGGCGGCATGGATTCCTGTGTATGCGCCGCGATTGCCGCGCGCGATTACCGCGCCGCCGCACTGCACGTTGACTACGGCCAGCGTACCGAAGCACGCGAGCGACGCTCCTTTGAGGGCATATGCGACCGGTTGGGGATTAAGGATCGCCTCATCGTACGTAACCCGGTGTTCGCCGCAATCGGCGGATCGGCCCTGACGGACACCAATATTTCAGTCCCGGACGCCCCTGCCTCCTTTCATGGCAGCGCTCCGGACCAGCGCGGGGTGGAGATTCCGGTCACTTATGTTCCGTTCCGGAATGCTCATTTTCTGGCTGCGGCCGTGAGCTGGGCAGAGGTGCTGGGAGCGGAAAAGATACTGATTGGGGCCGTCGAGCAGGATAGCTCCGGGTATCCGGACTGCCGGCCGGAGTTTTACCGCGCCTACAACCAGGCGATACAAACTGGAACCAAAGATGGGCGCATCGAAGTACTTACACCGTTGATTGGGCTTCGGAAGGCCGAGATTGTGACACTTGGCCTTGAATTGGGCGCTCCGTTGGATTTAACGTGGTCATGCTATAGCTGCGAAGACCGCGCCTGTGGCGTCTGTGAAAGCTGTGTGTTAAGGCTCCAGGCGTTTGCAGCGGCGGGAGCGAAGGACCCGATTCCCTATGCGGAACGCGCAGCGAATGGAAATATTACGCACTCGTAA
- a CDS encoding radical SAM protein has protein sequence MLSIIEIYRSIQGESSFAGMPCTFVRLAGCNLRCSWCDSEYTFSGGKKMDGAEIIAEVQKLSTSGLVEITGGEPMLQERELVPLMQQLLDLGYQILIETSGERPLVNVPKQVHKIVDVKCPDSGAGDTFRIENLSALTRNDEVKFVVSSLRDYEFARDFTRQHDLETKTGGVIFSPAFEKGATGLRDTSHCLIEPSELAEWIVRDGLNVRLGLQIHKFIWDPATKGV, from the coding sequence ATGCTTAGCATCATCGAAATTTACCGATCCATCCAGGGTGAGAGCAGTTTTGCCGGCATGCCGTGTACGTTCGTGCGGCTCGCTGGGTGCAATCTGCGATGCTCCTGGTGCGACAGCGAGTACACCTTCTCCGGCGGTAAGAAGATGGATGGAGCGGAAATCATTGCCGAAGTGCAGAAGCTGTCGACGAGCGGATTGGTTGAGATCACCGGCGGTGAGCCGATGTTGCAGGAACGCGAACTGGTGCCGCTGATGCAGCAACTTCTCGATCTTGGATACCAGATTCTGATCGAAACCAGCGGCGAGCGTCCCCTCGTGAACGTTCCGAAGCAGGTACACAAAATCGTCGACGTGAAGTGCCCCGACTCCGGCGCAGGCGATACCTTCCGCATAGAGAACCTCTCGGCCCTGACCCGAAATGACGAGGTGAAGTTCGTGGTTTCGAGCCTGCGCGATTATGAGTTCGCGCGCGATTTCACGCGCCAACATGACCTTGAAACCAAAACCGGTGGAGTGATCTTTTCCCCCGCTTTCGAAAAGGGCGCAACCGGCCTGCGGGACACTTCGCACTGCCTCATCGAGCCTAGTGAACTGGCGGAGTGGATCGTTCGAGATGGGCTAAACGTCAGGCTCGGGCTGCAAATTCACAAGTTCATCTGGGATCCGGCGACGAAAGGCGTATGA
- the queD gene encoding 6-carboxytetrahydropterin synthase QueD yields the protein MFEVSVEDTFAAGHALRGYRGKCENPHGHNYKVQITLHGERLDNIGLLFDFKDLKTAMNEVIDRLDHKFINDIAPFTELNPSAENMAKYFYDEMNVLLQDRTSGRVRVKQVKMWETDTTAATYFE from the coding sequence ATGTTTGAAGTCAGCGTAGAAGATACTTTCGCCGCCGGGCACGCACTTCGCGGATATCGCGGGAAGTGCGAGAACCCGCACGGTCATAACTACAAGGTCCAGATCACCCTTCATGGCGAGAGGCTCGACAACATCGGGCTGCTCTTCGATTTCAAAGACCTGAAAACGGCCATGAATGAAGTGATCGACCGGCTCGACCACAAGTTCATCAATGATATTGCGCCATTCACCGAGCTAAATCCGTCGGCCGAAAATATGGCCAAGTACTTCTACGACGAGATGAACGTGCTGCTGCAAGACCGAACCAGCGGACGTGTCCGCGTGAAGCAGGTCAAGATGTGGGAGACGGACACAACGGCAGCCACCTACTTCGAGTAG
- a CDS encoding glycoside hydrolase family 27 protein, whose product MKLTAIILLVVSSFCAFAQPAPTGQGVALTPPMGWNSWNKFGCNVSADLIKEMADAIVSSGMKDAGYEYVVIDDCWQVSRDANGNIQADPKHFPQGIKAVADYIHSKGLKFGIYSDAGTLTCQKRPGSRGYEFQDARQYAAWGVDYLKFDWCSTSTQDAPSSYALMRSALDAAGRPIVFSICEWGTSKPWLWAGKVGNLWRTTGDIQDRWEGKQKWSDGSCCSYGVLDILDLQNGLETYAGPGHWNDPDMLEVGNGGMTPTEYRSHFSLWAMLAAPLMAGNDIRTMTPEIREILTNKEVIAVDQDRLGRQGRRVAKEGDLEIWARPLADGSRAVILFNRGKETREVTARWEDLGYPAHLNATVRDLWQHKDLGSFSGKFAASVPSHGLVMVTVKP is encoded by the coding sequence ATGAAGCTCACTGCCATAATTCTCCTGGTTGTTTCTTCCTTCTGCGCTTTTGCCCAACCTGCTCCAACCGGCCAGGGTGTCGCCCTTACCCCGCCCATGGGCTGGAACAGTTGGAACAAGTTCGGCTGCAACGTCAGTGCCGATCTGATCAAGGAGATGGCCGATGCAATCGTCTCCTCGGGCATGAAAGACGCCGGGTATGAGTATGTTGTGATCGACGACTGTTGGCAGGTCTCACGAGACGCGAACGGAAACATTCAGGCCGATCCCAAACACTTTCCGCAGGGAATCAAGGCTGTCGCCGACTACATCCATTCGAAGGGTTTGAAGTTCGGCATTTACTCCGACGCAGGCACCCTCACTTGCCAGAAGCGCCCCGGCAGCCGTGGCTACGAATTCCAGGACGCCCGCCAGTACGCCGCATGGGGCGTGGACTATCTCAAGTTCGACTGGTGCAGCACCAGCACGCAGGACGCGCCGTCATCGTACGCCCTGATGCGATCCGCCCTCGATGCCGCAGGGCGTCCCATCGTCTTCAGCATCTGCGAGTGGGGTACCTCGAAGCCGTGGCTCTGGGCCGGGAAAGTCGGGAATCTCTGGCGTACCACGGGAGACATTCAGGATCGCTGGGAAGGCAAACAGAAGTGGTCCGACGGAAGTTGCTGCAGCTACGGTGTGCTCGACATTCTCGACCTACAGAACGGCTTGGAAACTTACGCCGGCCCAGGTCACTGGAATGACCCGGACATGCTGGAGGTGGGCAACGGTGGCATGACGCCCACGGAGTACCGTTCGCACTTCAGCCTCTGGGCGATGCTGGCCGCGCCGCTCATGGCGGGCAACGACATCCGGACGATGACGCCGGAGATCCGCGAGATCCTGACGAACAAAGAAGTGATCGCAGTCGACCAGGACCGCCTGGGAAGGCAGGGGCGGCGCGTAGCGAAAGAAGGCGACCTCGAGATCTGGGCCCGTCCGCTCGCTGACGGCAGCCGAGCGGTCATCCTGTTCAACCGCGGCAAGGAGACTCGGGAGGTTACGGCTCGCTGGGAAGATCTCGGCTATCCGGCACACCTCAACGCAACGGTCCGCGATCTGTGGCAGCACAAGGACCTCGGCAGCTTCAGCGGGAAATTCGCGGCCAGCGTCCCATCGCACGGATTGGTGATGGTGACCGTGAAGCCCTGA